The segment ATGTTCATATTAAAGCATCCAGACatctttaattttatattagaaaaactgaatttaCTTTATATGAGAAAAATACACTACACTACAACTGCTTCATGTTCTTGGAATTGATTGGAAGATTATATGATACTGGGTTTATTGGATAAATAACACTAGCTTGTGCTCAACCATATGGTTCTCTCTCATTTCCACATCCTACACTCTCATCTCTTTCTGAAGTTCCCCTCAGTATAACCTGCCTCTAACTTGTTTTTTTTACAGGGAGTGGAAGTTGCTACTTCAGGACATAGCAAGTGTCAGACACTATGAGTCTGAAcatctcctgcctttccttGGGGTTTACCAGTACCATGGACTTGTGGGGATAGTGACTGAATGGATGAACAATGGATCCCTCCAATCCCTCATCCATGAGGTAGATAAAAGATGTCATCTTTGAGATGATAAAAGTAATTATGAGATCAGCCAACAAAGAACAATCAGCATGTAAATTATGGACAGTAGTCACAATCCTTTCTTCAGTTTCTGCATTGTAGTTCCACTTGTTgtcaaatgaaaatgtgaatagTAACAATTTCACACTACTGAAACCTGTATTTTTTGTTACCTAGCATCAGCTGTACCCAGAACTTCCCTTTCCCTTACTCATAAGGATCCTGTCCGATGTGGCTGAAGGGCTGCATCATCTTCACAGCCTGGAACCTGCTCTCTGCCACTGCAGTCTGAAACCTTCCAATGTGCTTTTGGATGTGCAGTACAGAGCCAAGGTAGGAGCTTCTACTGTTAGTTGATTAACATAAAATCTAGTGATTGCCCTACTGTTGCATATATTGATCTTAATAATCAACATTTGATACCAAGACTTGTTACATTGTTACTAAAATTACTTTCTCTCACGTTTCCATAGATATCAGACTATGGCCTAACCAGCTGGAGGAAACAGCAGCTGATGTCAGACCTGCAGAACTGCCATCAGAGAAACTGCCAGGATTTAGTGTATCTCCCTCCTGAAACACTTGAAGGAGGCCTCCCTTCCCAGGAAGGTGATATTTACAGGTGAATGGAATTTCTAAGGGCACATCATACCTAGTCCATGCTGCACTCTACAATGCTGCCAAAACACTTATCTTTAAAGATATTACAGTAAAAATGCCAGACCTACATAATGCAGTAGGATAGTATTGCACATGGGGCCAATTACAGCgtgaattaaattttaaattcccATATTTGGTGAATAAGATACCAAGGTTAAAAACTGTTCTCAAAGTCAgtcatataaatatttatataatggacttaaatgttttaaaagtgtAACAGCTGCCAAAACTTTCAGATATATTTAGAAGCTTCATAACTGCTTCACACAGTTTATAAGTGTGAACTGCCATTAGCTTTAGTTTCCAAAAGAATTGTTTATGCCTAGATCAGGCCCAGGTAAAAATAAGACCTTTCCCTCAAAAGGGTCCTATTAAGGTCCTATGGAATCTCTGCTGGGATAACTTACTGGGCCACTCAAGCACTCATACTTTTTAGTGGAGTGACTTATAGAAAGGAGGGAGATTACCCACTGGCACATGACCCTTTTGGGTATGTTACATGCACTGTGGCTGCCTCAATAAATGAGAGGACCTCAAATTGCCACTGGTCTGGATGGTCTGGATGGACACACATCATCCTAatcagcacacagagctgtggaCTAATATTACAAATAACTTTTAAGGAGACCACTCTTCTGATTTCTAAGCTTTTGTGAAACCAACAAATTTAAACTCCTGCTTTATCATCACAGAGGCAGGCTCTAAGATGAGTCAAATAATTCATACACTTGAGGAGACCTATAAATGATGTGACTAATCTCATGCTGTTCACAAACACAAGTTTTGCACAGGAAAACTGGAGCCTTATTTTCAGGTAGCATAATTAATTTTCCAACATTGtattaatatatattatttaatgTACATATGTATTATATAGTACCTTATATAATAATATGCTCAGATGTGACTCAGGTGCAAGACATAGGTGTATATCTGAACAGTGGtgcaacaaagaaaacaaaaatttgtgtCATACATGAAATACAAAGTACATTTAAGTTACATGTATGTCCACATTACATTAATACTTTCCTAGAGAGCGCAAGTAAAAGCACTTCCAGATTTTTATATGAAAGTGAGGCAGAAGAGGGGGCTCTTTTAACCACTGTAATCACTACAGCAAGATATATAAATAAGCAGATATGTTTATCCTAGAACCACCTCTTCCCCTTTTGATTGCTTTGCTTCTGACTCATCCATAGCCTGTTTTTTCTCATCCAGCAGCCTCCTCTTTTCTGCCTTTGATCGTGAAgattgatatttttattaaaccACTGTATTTTATACCATCTCAGTTGCAGGTTATATGTATAGATCTATGATATCACTGCAATTATTCCTAGGAtgttagaaaaggaaaaaggtacTTGGAGCCCCATCAAaatttgctgaagaaaatagaaacataGTGCATCAGAATCAAGTTTTTGTAGATTAACTGATGTGCTTGTTGGTACCTGCTAAAAAGTCCAGCTGATATTGAAATTACTTGAAAACTAACCAAAAATGATAGAGAAAGGAGAACAGAAGGTTACAAAATTCACAAGGTCAAATGGAAATGAGATGGTAAcctgaaaattaattctgattGAACCtataaacaataaaaacccctcaaactGATGATTTTGTAAGAGCAACTTagttgaaaactgaaaaaagatcCCATCAAATTAGAAAATACTTGGATAGACTTTGTCTTGAAAAACTCCTTTCTCTTAAAGCAATAAACTTGCTCTTTGAAATAACACAGATATAGATAGCAAACTAATGAATGctctttcactgtttttttcagctttggaaTCCTGTGTTGGGAGAGCCTAAGCAGAAGGAGACCTTTTGAAGGTATTTATTGTTCATGTCAGACTTTGTGCTGTCCACATCTTGTCCACAAATTCCTTTATCATAGTGAAATTATGATACAAACACCACTGTCTTTTCAGATGTcgctttgctttttcttacagTTACAGCACAAAGCTCCACATTACAGGATGTAAATATTAGAATTCCTCGCCAAATCCTAAATGTTTCCAAAGAAGCTGCTCTTTCAGAAGGTGAAAGGCAGAGCTTCTTCCCCCACTAGTATCATCAGTCTGTGCTTGATGAAGCACTGTCACTGAGTTGGGTTTTCCACATACCTTTAGTGAGAAGGAATATCACTTCATATTTGTCAGCTGGAATTCTAAAATCAGTGACAAGTAGCTAATTGAATGAGcagaaaactcatttttacAATTGCCTGTGTTTCAAATACCAATCCAGAAATGGCAGTTCATGATGAATTATCTTAAGAAAGCAGGGAATCTTACTTTCTTAGACGAGAGTATGAGCAGTTTTAAAGAACTCAATTTGCAAAGCATTGTATAATAGTTGTCACAGTCTAGGAATGATCCCCGTTTCATGGACATCAGCAAGGGCTTCTTTGCTATGGGCTTCATTCTGCATGGAGAAACTGATTGAAGGAGTCCTGTATTTTACAGACTGAGGACCTTTGAAAAATACTGCATGCAATAATATCTAAATGCCCATACAGCTTATGGCTGCCATCTTGAGGCTGCtcaaagtagatttttttttacaattcttTCGTTCTATTCTCATAATGCAAGTGTAAGGCTTTATATAAAACTTTGCTTAGGATAATAACATGTATTCCTAAGGTATCCGTGCACATAGTTTACAGTACAAGTTTATATAACCATTTGTGACTCAATATTGGACAGAGTTCTTTATCCTGAAACATCCAGTTGCAATAAGGAGCTATAGCTATTGTTAAAGGTTAGCATATCCACTTACAAGagcattaatatatttttcctttttaaaaagcaatctttgttttaaaacacacaatACGACTTACACTGGATGTCATTTTAAGAGAGTTCTGAggtctttaatattttttggcagtgacattttcctttaaattgtAGGTCAAACAACCCTGCTTGATGTTTTGAGAGGAATCTGCAGCAGTTTGCGGCCAAGCCTTTCAGAAAAGTTCATACCAAGCAATTTGCCTGAGAGGAATACACTGTTGAACCTCATTGCTCTGTGCTGGCATCAAGAGCCAGATTATAGACCACATACTGCAGGTAACATTCAGGATTTGCTTTCTGTGCAAGATTTGTAATGGAGACGTTTTTATAGGAACATTGTGTTAGCACTCTGAACAACTGAAGTGGAAGTGATCTTTAGATTATCAGACTACCTTTGATGTTTCCTCTAACCAAAGCTTCCTACAAGAAATTGACTTATTTGTCTCCAAAATTGTGTTTATTATAAAGTAAAGTATGAGGTGGAAGTTGTATTAAACTAATTTCCTCTAGTTCATCCCATTTCTCAATATAATAGTAATGCTAGTTGCAATATGACAATGCCTAAATATATACATTCTTCCATACACAATatgttatttaaaatgctttattacTCCTGCAGAATGTGTAGACCTTCTAAATGGAGTTCTGACTAGTATAAATAAGGAGGTAATTTCTGCAGCAATCTACAACTTGAGGGATGCAAAGGTCAGTGCAAAATTTCTTGTTCTCCTACAATGGCATTACTTGATTTGTTCAATTGCAATCTTTGTGATCCAAAACCACGAAAGGTTTTGTTCTGATTGTTTTAATGGACAtgccagagagctggagagtaCCCTTTGGCACTACAGGTTCAGAAATTGTAGAATATATATTGTGAGGTTCTCTAGAAAATGAGTCAATTGCTAcctgctattttaaaaatatgataaCTTCTTTCTAGTCACCACCTGGAGTCAGACTGGCAAACCCATGTGAGTGAGAACAAACATCAGCTCAAGTACTGCAGATTAGGGCTAGAACCAAGGACAAATTTTTTTGTATGTACTGGTTAGAAACCATTTAGTTCAAAACCTGAATAGCATTTGTACCTGTAGCAATACCAGtaacagccctgctctgtgctcttcAATAAAGCTAATTTGATATATGCTTACACTGCCATGGGAAATCTGGCACAAATGTGACTGCCACAAACATAGCTACATCCTATCTAGTTAACTTAGGCACTGAGGGAAAACAGTGACACACGTGTTTTGGCCCTTGGACAAAGACTCTGACTCTAGCTGGAGTTACACAACCCATGCTGTGTTGTTGGTTTCATTCCTGTGTGTTGTGTATATTGATGCATGCAGGATTATTTCTGTATGTTGCAATCGTATTCTGGGCATATAGAACAGCCTTGATGAATGTTTTAATAGGCGGCATAGTTAgagtcaaattaatttttactacTGTTGAAATTTATTTAAGATTGTACTGCCGAATATTCCATAATCTAATACTTCCACCTCCCTTGAGCaaggttttatattttaatttgttaaattgtgaagatttatttttttactgagcATTATTTATTGTTCAGACAACCAAACTGGTAAGTCCAAAATTACTCTGAAAATGATACTGAAGTTTCTGGGAAATTGATTGATTCACAACTGTTGGAgtataaaatctaaaaaatagTTTAACAAATCTGCTGTGGATGtacaaactggaaaaaagttACAAGTATTGACACATCCTTACTGCAGACAACTTGGCACACTGAACACAGCATGGCCATGCTGTTTGGCTCCTTAAAGGAAAACATGTTATAGCTAGCCCAATCTCTCTCAATACAGGCTTATTTTCACCTTCCCCTGCATGATTCAAAACtgggtttttaaataaatttgaaacACCAGAAACAGTAACGGGGTAGAATTTTGTCAGATTCTATGCCCGTTCACTCTGTGCAGTTCACTATGACTATATATTGAGCATACCTTACAGGGTAATACGTATTGTCAACATAAGTTATGTTAGTATAAATTGTTGCTCCTGACAGCTGTGAACGGAACAAACCACGTCTACACTTACTGGAGttattgttttcttccaggAGAGAGCGCTTAATGCATGCAAAGGCTCAGAAACGTACACATTGCAGAGACACAATGCAGAGGTGAGTTCGTGGCACAGGAGTCTTCCGAGTACTTCAGCGACTTATTTCTCCCGACAGCCCTGATATAATGCAAACACGTGGGCAAAATGTTCCTAACCAGGATAACTCCATCCAATAAAACCCACTGCTTTACCTTGTTCAAAGCAGCTCACCCTGACACTGCTCTTACAAAAACACCCCCCTCCTCTTAAGGTTTGTTTAGAACCTCTCCTGTTTAGAAAAGATTTTGGAACAAAAGTTTCCAAGAAGATAACACTTCTCTATTTTGATCTCTTTCAGATCATCTGTCCACAAAAAGACAACCGCTTAATCAGCAAGAAAATTCCTCTTGTAGTGCCAAGCTTGTCAACAGTTCTACTTGATAGCAGTGCAAATACTGCAGGAAGAGATAATATCGAGATGGGTGTGTCAAATGCTACCCCACAGAAtgcaacagcaacaaaaggTCACTGTTTTGACTTATATTCAGGTCCAGCTGTTATAAGAAAAGGACAAATACTACTCATTGTTCCatatagaaatgtattttttcatgtaaaattgTCACCTCTCAGAGTAAAGCTGTGTTCTCTACTGGTATCATCTGAAGCATGAGTTCACTGCAGGAAACCAGAGACACCACAAAGCTTTCCACTTAGATGTATAGatcaaaaaggcatttttactaatttttttttagaatactGAGCTGTAAATGTAGATCTGCCTTTCTCTCACACATCAAATACTGCCTGTTGCTTTTGACAGAAAAAGTCCCTTCTGGGAATCACACTGCTTTGTGCCACCAGGAATAACTGGGTTTTTTGTAATCTGCTAAGAAAAGGAGATATGTTTTAAAAAGGCTATGTTGCCAGGAGCATGTGAATAATTCCTGATAATCACTGTTCCTATAC is part of the Corvus moneduloides isolate bCorMon1 chromosome 12, bCorMon1.pri, whole genome shotgun sequence genome and harbors:
- the LOC116450092 gene encoding receptor-interacting serine/threonine-protein kinase 2-like; amino-acid sequence: MANPLPVVAQEDLESFTLTRTGSGFALKAFHISWNTPISVKLLTSQDTTDREWKLLLQDIASVRHYESEHLLPFLGVYQYHGLVGIVTEWMNNGSLQSLIHEHQLYPELPFPLLIRILSDVAEGLHHLHSLEPALCHCSLKPSNVLLDVQYRAKISDYGLTSWRKQQLMSDLQNCHQRNCQDLVYLPPETLEGGLPSQEGDIYSFGILCWESLSRRRPFEGQTTLLDVLRGICSSLRPSLSEKFIPSNLPERNTLLNLIALCWHQEPDYRPHTAECVDLLNGVLTSINKEVISAAIYNLRDAKERALNACKGSETYTLQRHNAEIICPQKDNRLISKKIPLVVPSLSTVLLDSSANTAGRDNIEMGVSNATPQNATATKDHPGSESRKSSSFCTTPLSGSTAGKESSQRNSPALALKHRPQQMHLGQAVTDPCFKGNCCQILSCQRQTILKCMTEGRLNHILDVLRSQQTLSRMDYETITSYPTVTGRARALLDTCLCLGERAAQAVVTVLSVNKCSPLGQVIHCPDCPKVNRLML